From one Culex quinquefasciatus strain JHB chromosome 3, VPISU_Cqui_1.0_pri_paternal, whole genome shotgun sequence genomic stretch:
- the LOC6046089 gene encoding delta-1-pyrroline-5-carboxylate synthase gives MSMCLRGLGLYRGAMSRGRFLQPLKNGKSFSVVSSPSVGAYLAKQVSRQNRTLHSIHDRTRAEITERSQLKSARRMVVKLGSAVITREDEHGLALGRLASIVEQVAEYHVEGRECIMVTSGAVAFGKQKLTQEMLMSMSMRETLSHADHTRQDAGTMLEPRAAAAVGQSGLMSLYDAMFAQYGIKVAQVLVTEPDFYNEETRRNLFTTLSELISLNIVPIINTNDAVMPPMFIVDQEVSATGIKKGIKIRDNDSLAALLAAEVHADLLILMSDVDGIYNKPPWEDGARLMHTYTSADKDLIKFGQKSKVGTGGMDSKVTAATWALDRGVSVVICNGTQEKAIKHILTGRKVGTFFTESTVDKATPVDQLAENARIGSRVMQNLSASDRALCVNTLADLLISKQPQILEANAKDLDEAKKSGLAKPLLSRLSLTPAKLESLAVGLRQIADDSHRNVGRVLRRTKLADGLELKQITVPIGVLLVIFESRPDSLPQVAALAMASGNGLLLKGGKEAAHSNRALMELVKEALGTVGAQNAISLVSTREEISDLLSMDQHIDLIIPRGSSELVRGIQEKSQHIPVMGHAEGICHVYVDKEANLEKALKIIRDSKCDYPAACNAMETLLIHEELLSGSFFADVCNMLKREGVKINSGPKLNQLLTFGPPQAKSLKHEYGALECSIEVVKDLEEAIDHVHAYGSGHTDVIVTENDSSARYFQSHVDSACVFHNASSRFADGFRFGLGAEVGISTARIHARGPVGVEGLLTTKWILSGVDHAAADFSEGSRKWIHETLPVE, from the exons atgtcGATGTGCTTGCGTGGCTTGGGACTTTACCGCGGTGCCATGTCCCGGGGCAGATTCCTTCAGCCGCTGAAAAATGGCAAAAGTTTCTCGGTTGTAAGCAGTCCCAGCGTTGGCGCGTACCTGGCGAAACAA GTTTCCCGCCAGAATCGTACGCTGCACTCGATCCACGATCGCACCCGGGCAGAGATTACCGAGCGAAGCCAGCTCAAGTCTGCTCGCCGGATGGTCGTGAAGCTGGGCAGCGCCGTCATCACCCGCGAGGACGAGCATGGATTGGCCCTGGGACGGTTGGCGTCGATCGTGGAGCAGGTCGCCGAGTACCACGTGGAGGGTCGCGAGTGTATTATGGTGACGAGTGGTGCGGTGGCGTTCGGAAAGCAGAAGTTGACCCAGGAGATGCTGATGAGCATGTCGATGAGGGAAACATTGTCGCATGCCGATCACACCCGCCAGGACGCTGGTACCATGTTGGAACCACGTGCGGCCGCTGCCGTTGGTCAGAGTGGGTTGATGTCCCTGTATGACGCGATGTTTGCCCAGTACGGTATAAAGGTGGCGCAAGTATTAGTGACTGAACCGGATTTCTACAACGAGGAAACGAGGAGGAATTTGTTCACGACGCTGTCGGAGTTGATCAGTTTGAACATTGTGCCGATTATCAACACCAACGATGCGGTTATGCCACCGATGTTCATTGTAGACCAGGAGGTGTCCGCTACGGGGATAAAGAAGGGAATCAAGATCCGGGATAACGACAGTTTAGCTGCTCTGCTTGCGGCCGAGGTCCACGCcgatttgttgattttgatgTCTGATGTTGACGGAATTTACAACAAGCCGCCTTGGGAGGACGGAGCACGTCTGATGCACACTTATACCTCGGCCGACAAGGACTTGATCAAGTTTGGGCAAAAATCAAAGGTCGGAACTGGTGGAATGGACTCCAAGGTGACGGCTGCAACGTGGGCGTTGGACCGCGGAGTTAGTGTCGTCATTTGCAACGGTACTCAGGAAAAGGCGATCAAGCACATCCTCACTGGACGAAAGGTCGGCACGTTCTTCACGGAGTCCACCGTCGATAAGGCTACCCCGGTTGATCAGTTGGCGGAGAATG CTCGCATCGGAAGCCGCGTAATGCAGAATCTTTCCGCGAGCGATCGCGCCCTGTGCGTCAACACGTTGGCTGACCTGCTGATCTCCAAGCAGCCGCAAATCCTGGAAGCTAACGCGAAGGATTTGGACGAGGCGAAAAAGTCCGGCCTGGCGAAGCCACTTTTGTCGCGCCTCTCACTAACTCCGGCCAAGCTGGAGAGTCTTGCGGTGGGCTTGCGGCAGATCGCGGACGATAGCCACAGG AATGTTGGTCGCGTCCTGCGCCGGACGAAGCTAGCCGACGGGCTTGAACTGAAACAAATTACCGTGCCGATTGGAGTTTTGTTGGTGATTTTCGAGTCCAGACCGGATTCACTGCCGCAGGTCGCTGCACTGGCTATGGCTTCCGGCAACGGTCTCCTGCTGAAGGGTGGCAAGGAAGCTGCGCACAGCAACCGGGCGTTGATGGAACTGGTTAAGGAGGCGCTCGGTACGGTTGGTGCCCAAAATGCAATCTCGCTGGTGTCTACTCGCGAAGAGATTAGCGATCTTCTTTCCATGGATCAACACATTGATTTGATCATTCCGCGAGGATCGAGTGAGCTTGTGCGTGGTATTCAGGAAAAATCACAGCACATTCCCGTTATGGGACATGCCGAAGGTATCTGCCACGTGTACGTTGATAAGGAAGCAAATTTGGAGAAAGCCCTGAAAATTATTCGCGATTCCAAGTGTGACTATCCGGCGG CTTGTAACGCGATGGAAACTCTGCTGATTCACGAGGAACTGTTGAGTGGAAGCTTCTTCGCCGACGTGTGCAACATGCTGAAGCGGGAGGGTGTCAAAATTAATTCGGGACCCAAGCTGAACCAGTTGCTGACGTTCGGACCACCGCAGGCAAAGTCTTTGAAGCACGAGTACGGTGCACTCGAGTGCAGCATCGAGGTGGTGAAGGACCTGGAGGAAGCGATCGACCACGTGCACGCGTACGGAAGTGGCCACACCGATGTGATTGTTACGGAAAACG ATTCGAGCGCGCGCTACTTTCAAAGCCACGTGGACAGTGCCTGTGTGTTCCACAACGCTAGCAGTCGATTTGCGGATGGTTTTCGCTTTGGGCTGGGGGCGGAAGTTGGAATTTCCACTGCTCGCATCCACGCCAGAGGTCCGGTGGGAGTGGAGGGCCTGCTAACTACCAAATGGATTCTGAGCGGAGTTGACCACGCCGCGGCAGACTTTTCGGAGGGCTCGCGCAAATGGATTCACGAAACGCTGCCGGTCGAATGA